From the Paludisphaera mucosa genome, one window contains:
- a CDS encoding class I SAM-dependent methyltransferase: MSTDYDAIAGDYKRAKQQPWRSFIEAFTLMELVGDPTGAAVVDLACGEGHYTRRLRLLGASKVLGVDLSEGMIALARAEEAARPVGVDYLVGDCRELGLPGEFDLAVAAYLLNYARDRCELAAMCRGVAHCLKPGGRFVTANTNPGLDFDRLPSFAAYGFDVEAAGALREGTPITWTFDLEDGTLRVENYHLDASAHEEALHDAGFRDVRWRLPRLSPLGEAAKGRAYWEPFLSHPPVIFIECRK, translated from the coding sequence TTGTCGACCGACTACGACGCGATCGCCGGGGATTACAAGCGGGCCAAGCAGCAGCCCTGGCGGTCGTTCATCGAGGCGTTCACGCTGATGGAGCTGGTCGGCGACCCGACCGGGGCCGCCGTGGTGGACCTGGCCTGCGGGGAGGGCCATTACACCCGCCGGCTGCGGCTGCTCGGGGCGTCGAAGGTCCTGGGCGTCGACCTCTCCGAGGGGATGATCGCCCTGGCCCGCGCCGAGGAGGCGGCGCGGCCCGTCGGGGTCGACTACCTCGTGGGGGATTGTCGAGAGCTGGGCCTGCCCGGCGAGTTCGACCTGGCCGTCGCCGCCTACCTGCTCAACTACGCCCGGGACCGCTGCGAGCTGGCTGCGATGTGCCGGGGCGTCGCCCACTGCCTGAAGCCGGGCGGCCGGTTCGTCACGGCCAACACGAACCCCGGGCTCGATTTCGACCGCCTGCCGTCGTTCGCCGCCTATGGGTTCGACGTGGAGGCGGCCGGAGCGCTGCGGGAGGGGACGCCGATCACCTGGACGTTCGACCTGGAGGACGGTACTCTGCGGGTCGAGAATTATCACCTCGACGCATCGGCCCACGAAGAGGCGCTCCACGACGCCGGGTTCCGGGACGTGCGGTGGCGTCTCCCCCGGCTCTCTCCGCTGGGCGAGGCGGCGAAAGGGCGGGCCTACTGGGAACCCTTCCTGTCCCATCCTCCGGTCATCTTCATCGAGTGCCGGAAGTAG
- a CDS encoding DUF885 family protein produces MRGFVAAFCLLAASADGISRAGDVEVGPIGSLVAESTSEMAPAVVRWAVDGSDAKGPREVDSWEGSRRRSREFAAAWAARLREMDFDALGLEGKIDYLLLANELRATAESAKFVAGRDAEVAPFVPFAAAVEALVAARYRLVPVDPEKAAGTLVAIRKQVDEVRKQAEARKPDDKIPAHLADRAAGVIEANRRALAGWFEGYDGFDPLFSWWTRDPHRKADEGLRELVKYLRETVAGVKDGDRSALVAPPIGREEIEAALRAEMIAYSPEELLAVGEREFAWCDAERRKAAAELGFGDDWKAAADKVKKDHVEPGGQYRMIRGLVEETLAFVDARDLVTIPPLARESWTVHTTPADDQKHQPYYFYSGGAISMAYPADRMDHEGKLMAMRSNNVHFTKNLAMHELIPGHHLQMFMNARHQPHRRSFGTPFWTEGWALYWEILLWDLGFPKTPEDRLGLLFWRTHRCARIVFSLKYHLGKMTSQEAIDYLVDQVGHERSSAEGEVRRSLAGGYGPLYQASYMLGGLQFRALSKELVDSGKMTHKAFHDRILTGGPMPVELVRARLTDAKLTRDFTPSWKFAGEAPK; encoded by the coding sequence ATGCGTGGATTCGTCGCGGCCTTCTGCTTGCTCGCGGCGTCGGCCGACGGGATCTCTCGGGCGGGCGACGTGGAGGTGGGCCCGATCGGCTCATTGGTGGCCGAGTCGACGAGCGAGATGGCCCCCGCGGTCGTCCGCTGGGCGGTCGACGGCTCCGACGCGAAGGGCCCGCGCGAGGTCGACTCGTGGGAGGGCTCGCGCCGGCGCAGCCGGGAGTTCGCCGCGGCCTGGGCGGCGCGGCTGCGGGAGATGGACTTCGACGCCCTGGGCCTCGAAGGCAAGATCGACTACCTGCTGCTGGCCAACGAGCTGAGGGCGACGGCCGAATCGGCGAAGTTCGTCGCCGGGCGCGACGCCGAGGTCGCGCCGTTCGTCCCGTTCGCGGCGGCCGTCGAGGCGCTCGTCGCGGCCCGATATCGGCTCGTTCCCGTCGATCCGGAGAAGGCCGCGGGCACGCTCGTGGCGATCCGCAAGCAGGTCGACGAGGTGCGCAAGCAGGCCGAGGCCCGCAAGCCCGACGACAAGATCCCGGCCCACCTGGCGGACCGCGCGGCGGGCGTGATCGAGGCCAACCGGCGGGCGCTGGCGGGGTGGTTCGAGGGCTATGACGGATTCGATCCGCTCTTCTCTTGGTGGACCCGCGACCCCCATCGCAAGGCCGACGAGGGCCTGCGCGAGCTGGTCAAGTACCTCCGCGAGACCGTGGCGGGCGTCAAGGACGGCGACCGCTCCGCACTGGTCGCGCCGCCGATCGGCCGCGAGGAGATCGAGGCCGCGCTCCGGGCCGAGATGATCGCCTACTCACCCGAAGAGCTGCTGGCCGTCGGCGAGCGGGAGTTCGCCTGGTGCGACGCCGAGCGCAGGAAGGCCGCCGCCGAGCTGGGCTTCGGCGACGACTGGAAGGCCGCGGCCGACAAGGTCAAGAAGGATCACGTCGAGCCCGGCGGCCAGTATCGGATGATCCGCGGGCTCGTCGAGGAGACCCTGGCGTTCGTCGACGCCCGCGACCTGGTCACCATCCCGCCCCTCGCCCGCGAGAGCTGGACCGTGCACACCACGCCGGCCGACGACCAGAAGCATCAGCCCTACTACTTCTACTCCGGGGGCGCCATCAGCATGGCCTACCCCGCCGACCGCATGGACCACGAGGGCAAGCTCATGGCCATGCGGTCCAACAACGTGCACTTCACCAAGAACCTGGCGATGCACGAGCTGATCCCGGGCCATCACCTCCAGATGTTCATGAACGCACGGCACCAGCCGCACCGAAGGTCGTTCGGCACCCCGTTCTGGACCGAAGGCTGGGCCCTGTACTGGGAGATCCTGCTCTGGGACCTGGGCTTCCCGAAGACCCCGGAAGACCGTTTGGGCCTGCTCTTCTGGCGCACCCACCGCTGCGCCCGGATCGTCTTCTCCCTGAAGTACCACCTGGGCAAGATGACCTCGCAGGAGGCGATCGACTACCTCGTCGACCAGGTCGGCCACGAACGCTCGAGCGCCGAGGGCGAGGTGCGTCGGTCGCTGGCCGGCGGCTACGGCCCCCTGTACCAGGCGTCGTACATGCTGGGCGGGCTCCAGTTCCGGGCGCTCAGCAAGGAACTCGTCGATTCCGGCAAGATGACCCACAAGGCGTTCCACGACCGCATCCTGACCGGCGGGCCGATGCCCGTCGAGCTGGTGCGGGCCCGCCTCACCGACGCGAAGCTCACGCGCGACTTCACGCCGTCCTGGAAGTTCGCCGGCGAGGCCCCGAAGTGA
- a CDS encoding FAD-dependent oxidoreductase produces MNDHFGLRIWALVGILAFSPGRARAADATFDVVVVGSTPGGIMAGVAAARAGRTAAILERGTHVGGLPANGLGATDIGTRGATGGLFLEFVGRVKRHYVATYGADSPQARDCSDGYHFEPRVAEQVFEGLIAEHKGRLAVFRRRQFDAEPANVDREAGRLVAIRVRDRDSGAVETYRAKVFIDATYEGDLAAAAGCAYRVGREGRDENDEPMAGRLYKAWGGVPGPGSTGQADNAIQAFNYRLCLTRNPEDRVEVARPARYDRDEYLSLADDVREGRTTAPGGKAGKSMALAWDSIGRIVNPVAIPNGKVDANNQHWNFLSSDLPEENWPWPTSGWDWRDHFAGRLRDYTLGLLYFAQNDPALPEDFRARCREWGLARSEFADDGHFPRQVYVREGRRVVGEYSFAAKDAVPTRPDGRPPIHADSVTASHYALDSHAVRKREPGRAHLDGFFSSPSRPYTVPYGVIVPKKVDGLLTPVPVSGTHVGFSTLRMEPCWMALGEAAGEAAALAIEADLAPRRVAVAALQERLVKHGAVLMYFRDMKPGDAHFEAVQLMALRGCLEPDAWLARPDDPVTEAEARRWIEKSGAAGVSPDEARSLKRGELLDRLRRASK; encoded by the coding sequence ATGAATGACCACTTCGGACTTCGCATCTGGGCTCTCGTCGGGATCCTGGCCTTCTCGCCGGGGCGGGCGCGTGCGGCCGACGCGACCTTCGACGTGGTCGTCGTCGGGTCGACGCCCGGCGGGATCATGGCGGGGGTCGCGGCGGCGAGGGCCGGGCGGACGGCGGCGATTTTGGAGCGCGGGACGCACGTCGGCGGGCTGCCGGCGAACGGCCTGGGGGCGACCGACATCGGCACCCGGGGGGCGACGGGCGGGCTCTTCCTGGAGTTCGTCGGCCGCGTCAAGCGGCATTACGTCGCGACCTACGGGGCCGACTCGCCGCAGGCCCGCGACTGCTCCGACGGCTATCACTTCGAGCCCCGCGTCGCCGAGCAGGTCTTCGAGGGCCTGATCGCCGAGCACAAGGGCCGGCTGGCCGTCTTCCGTCGCCGCCAGTTCGACGCCGAGCCGGCGAACGTCGACCGGGAGGCCGGCCGGCTCGTCGCGATCCGGGTCCGCGATCGCGATTCCGGCGCGGTCGAGACCTACCGGGCGAAGGTGTTCATCGACGCGACCTACGAGGGGGACCTCGCCGCGGCCGCCGGCTGCGCGTACCGCGTCGGCCGCGAGGGCCGCGACGAGAACGACGAGCCGATGGCCGGCCGACTCTACAAGGCCTGGGGCGGCGTCCCGGGCCCCGGCTCGACGGGCCAGGCCGACAACGCCATCCAGGCGTTCAACTACCGCCTCTGCCTGACGAGGAATCCCGAGGACCGCGTCGAGGTCGCCAGGCCCGCTCGATACGACCGCGACGAGTACCTTTCGCTGGCCGACGACGTCCGGGAGGGTCGCACGACGGCGCCCGGCGGCAAGGCCGGCAAGTCCATGGCCCTGGCGTGGGATTCCATCGGCCGGATCGTGAACCCCGTGGCGATCCCCAACGGCAAGGTCGACGCCAACAACCAGCACTGGAACTTCCTCTCGTCCGACCTCCCGGAGGAGAACTGGCCCTGGCCGACCTCGGGATGGGACTGGCGAGACCACTTCGCCGGGCGCCTCCGCGACTACACGCTGGGCCTCCTGTATTTCGCCCAGAACGACCCCGCGCTGCCTGAGGACTTCCGCGCCCGGTGCCGCGAATGGGGCCTGGCGAGGTCCGAGTTCGCCGACGACGGCCACTTCCCGCGCCAGGTCTACGTCCGCGAGGGTCGTCGCGTCGTCGGCGAGTATTCCTTCGCGGCGAAGGACGCCGTCCCGACCAGGCCCGACGGCCGCCCGCCGATCCATGCCGACAGCGTCACCGCCAGCCACTACGCGCTCGACTCGCACGCCGTCCGCAAGCGCGAGCCGGGACGGGCGCACCTCGACGGCTTCTTCAGCTCGCCGAGCCGGCCCTACACCGTCCCGTACGGGGTGATCGTCCCGAAGAAGGTCGACGGCCTGCTGACGCCCGTGCCGGTCTCGGGCACGCACGTCGGCTTCAGCACCCTGCGGATGGAGCCCTGCTGGATGGCCCTCGGCGAGGCCGCCGGCGAGGCCGCGGCGCTCGCGATCGAGGCCGACCTCGCGCCCCGCCGGGTCGCCGTCGCCGCCCTCCAGGAACGCCTCGTGAAGCATGGCGCCGTCTTGATGTACTTCCGCGACATGAAGCCCGGCGACGCCCACTTCGAGGCCGTCCAGCTCATGGCCCTGCGCGGCTGCCTGGAGCCCGACGCCTGGCTCGCCCGCCCCGACGATCCGGTCACCGAGGCGGAGGCCCGCCGCTGGATCGAGAAGTCCGGGGCCGCGGGCGTGAGCCCGGACGAGGCCCGGAGCCTGAAGCGAGGGGAGCTGCTCGACCGGCTCCGGCGAGCCTCGAAGTGA
- a CDS encoding DUF5076 domain-containing protein, which yields MDPRTGPLPPPADVALDPRAVEIARVWITSEGQRASLAATLWDDPAAWGLMLVDLARQVAKAFAAEQGGEAAEVLARIREGFDAEWDHPTHATDG from the coding sequence ATGGATCCCAGGACCGGCCCCCTGCCCCCTCCCGCCGACGTCGCCCTCGACCCCCGGGCGGTGGAGATCGCGCGCGTCTGGATCACCTCGGAGGGCCAACGGGCCAGCCTCGCGGCGACGCTCTGGGACGACCCGGCGGCCTGGGGGCTGATGCTCGTCGACCTGGCGCGGCAGGTGGCGAAGGCTTTCGCCGCAGAGCAAGGCGGCGAGGCGGCCGAGGTCCTGGCGCGGATCCGCGAGGGCTTCGACGCCGAGTGGGACCACCCGACCCACGCGACGGACGGCTGA
- a CDS encoding sigma-54-dependent transcriptional regulator — MDRRILVVEDSELYCQQLDQILSGPGREVTIVHDGTAALELLVEKSFSLVITDLNLPDVNGIDLIREIRSRDMPVTIIVISGQPSVESAVEAIRLGAYDFVVKPIDPELFQHQVEKALKDRTLTDEIAQLNTKLRRRFAYHNILGRSRRMAEVFARVERVGSSPCTVLITGETGTGKELVAQAIHQSDVTRSGRLVTVNCAALPEHLLESELFGHERGAFTGADRQHVGRFEAAAGGTLFLDEIGEMPIGMQAKLLRVLQDGRFERVGGAEPIQADCRVLAATNVDLAEAVAEGRFRSDLYYRLNVVAIETPPLRERLDDIPLLVHHFLHKLEERGLPAKTMSRATLSRLLRYDWPGNVRELEHVLELMVLTTPGPSIEPENLPPEIVPRREEPFSLDFDHFRPLQELTEEFTQRIEKAYLARVLEKYRGRIDQCAAHCGLSRRSISEKLRRYQIDKADFKPANRRARKAPPSPSPFAASFDVA, encoded by the coding sequence ATGGATCGACGCATCCTCGTTGTGGAAGACAGCGAGCTCTACTGCCAGCAGCTCGATCAGATCCTCTCCGGCCCCGGTCGCGAGGTGACGATCGTCCACGACGGCACCGCGGCCCTGGAGCTGCTCGTCGAGAAGTCGTTCTCGCTGGTCATCACCGACCTGAACCTTCCCGACGTCAACGGGATCGACCTGATCCGCGAGATCCGCTCGCGAGACATGCCGGTGACGATCATCGTCATCAGCGGCCAGCCCAGCGTCGAGTCGGCCGTCGAGGCCATCCGCCTGGGCGCTTACGACTTCGTCGTCAAGCCGATCGACCCCGAGCTGTTCCAGCACCAGGTCGAGAAGGCGCTCAAGGATCGGACCCTGACCGACGAGATCGCCCAGCTCAACACCAAGCTCCGCCGCCGCTTCGCCTACCACAACATCCTGGGGCGGAGCCGGCGGATGGCCGAGGTCTTCGCCCGGGTCGAGCGGGTCGGCTCGTCGCCTTGCACCGTCCTGATCACGGGCGAGACCGGCACCGGCAAGGAGCTGGTCGCGCAGGCGATCCACCAGAGCGACGTCACCCGCAGCGGCCGGCTCGTCACCGTCAACTGCGCGGCGCTGCCGGAGCACCTGCTGGAGAGCGAGCTGTTCGGCCACGAGCGGGGGGCCTTCACCGGGGCCGACCGCCAGCACGTCGGCCGGTTCGAGGCGGCGGCCGGCGGCACGCTCTTCCTCGACGAGATCGGCGAGATGCCGATCGGCATGCAGGCCAAGCTGCTCCGCGTGCTCCAGGACGGCCGCTTCGAGCGCGTCGGCGGCGCCGAGCCGATCCAGGCCGACTGCCGGGTCCTCGCCGCGACCAACGTCGACCTCGCGGAGGCCGTGGCCGAGGGCCGGTTCCGCAGCGACCTGTATTACCGCCTCAACGTCGTCGCGATCGAGACCCCGCCTTTGCGCGAGCGGCTCGACGACATCCCGCTGCTGGTCCACCACTTCCTGCACAAGCTGGAGGAGCGCGGGCTGCCCGCCAAGACGATGTCGCGGGCGACGCTCTCGCGGCTGCTCCGCTACGACTGGCCGGGGAACGTCCGCGAGCTGGAGCACGTCCTCGAGCTGATGGTCCTCACCACGCCCGGCCCGAGCATCGAGCCCGAGAACCTCCCCCCCGAGATCGTCCCCCGCCGCGAGGAGCCGTTCAGCCTCGACTTCGACCACTTCCGGCCGCTCCAGGAGCTGACCGAGGAGTTCACCCAGCGGATCGAGAAGGCCTACCTCGCCCGCGTGCTGGAGAAGTACCGCGGCCGCATCGACCAGTGCGCCGCGCACTGCGGCCTGTCGCGGCGGAGCATCAGCGAGAAGCTTCGCCGCTACCAGATCGACAAGGCCGACTTCAAGCCCGCCAACCGCCGCGCCCGCAAGGCCCCGCCGAGCCCTTCGCCGTTCGCCGCCTCGTTCGACGTGGCGTGA
- a CDS encoding transglutaminase-like domain-containing protein: MFIRIGYDIQFDVPAPIPMMMLLRVHPSVEPALVRPEALAVEPAVAVTDFTDGFGNRSRRILAPAGVLRLTNDAVVEVDGLADPAAPDAQEIPIQELPTEVMPFLLASRYCEVDRLSDIAWNLFGNTPRGWGRVQAIVDWVHNHITFGYQYARWTKTAYDAYIEQQGVCRDFTHLAVAFCRCMNIPARYVTGYLGDIGVPISPDPMDFSAWFEVYLGGRWHTFDARHNRRRIGRLLMAKGRDAVDVAITTSFGPSTLKKFVVWTDEVTDASGETKVHP, from the coding sequence ATGTTCATCAGGATCGGCTACGACATCCAGTTCGACGTCCCGGCGCCCATTCCGATGATGATGCTCTTGCGCGTCCATCCGTCGGTCGAGCCGGCGCTGGTGCGTCCCGAGGCGCTGGCGGTCGAGCCGGCCGTCGCGGTGACGGACTTCACCGACGGCTTCGGCAACCGCTCGCGGCGGATCCTCGCCCCGGCCGGCGTCCTCCGGCTGACGAACGACGCGGTCGTCGAGGTCGACGGCCTGGCCGACCCCGCGGCGCCCGACGCGCAGGAGATCCCGATCCAGGAGCTGCCGACCGAGGTGATGCCGTTCCTGCTGGCGAGCCGGTACTGCGAGGTCGACCGCCTCAGCGACATCGCCTGGAACCTCTTCGGCAACACCCCGCGAGGCTGGGGCCGCGTCCAGGCGATCGTCGACTGGGTCCACAACCACATCACCTTCGGCTACCAGTACGCGCGCTGGACCAAGACGGCGTACGACGCCTACATCGAGCAGCAGGGGGTCTGCCGCGACTTCACCCACCTGGCCGTGGCCTTCTGCCGCTGCATGAACATCCCCGCGCGGTACGTCACCGGCTATCTCGGCGACATCGGCGTGCCCATCTCGCCCGACCCGATGGACTTCAGCGCCTGGTTCGAGGTCTACCTGGGCGGCCGGTGGCACACGTTCGACGCCCGCCACAACCGGCGGCGGATCGGCCGCCTGCTGATGGCCAAGGGCCGCGACGCCGTCGACGTCGCCATCACCACCAGCTTCGGGCCCTCGACCCTCAAGAAGTTCGTCGTCTGGACGGACGAGGTCACCGACGCTTCGGGCGAGACCAAGGTCCACCCCTGA
- a CDS encoding peptidase, whose amino-acid sequence MTYCVGIITKDGFVAASDSRTNAGYDQVNVCRKMHLFEGVGDRVFVAMTSGSLSCSQSIVTLLRKDFEAGKGLAAVETMYDAARCVGEQVRRVSEQDRKALEQDGFKVNVHVLLAGQIRGRPHDLYMVYPQGNPLRATEDSPFLQIGECKYGRPILDRGVRYERTSLEDAARYALISIDSTLRSNVTVGPPIDLLVYGKDEFTLDRRRRFPDRDPDLATIHVQWEHALRQAVQALPPVDFAPDPDR is encoded by the coding sequence ATGACGTATTGCGTAGGCATCATCACGAAGGACGGCTTCGTGGCGGCCTCGGACTCGCGGACCAACGCCGGCTACGACCAGGTGAACGTCTGCCGGAAGATGCACCTTTTCGAGGGCGTCGGCGACCGCGTCTTCGTGGCCATGACCAGCGGCAGCCTGTCGTGCAGCCAGTCGATCGTCACCCTGCTCCGCAAGGATTTCGAGGCCGGCAAGGGGCTGGCCGCGGTCGAGACCATGTACGACGCCGCCCGCTGCGTCGGCGAGCAGGTCCGCCGCGTTTCCGAACAGGACCGCAAGGCCCTGGAGCAGGACGGCTTCAAGGTGAACGTCCACGTCTTGCTGGCCGGCCAGATCCGGGGCCGGCCCCACGACCTGTATATGGTCTATCCCCAGGGGAACCCCCTGCGCGCCACCGAGGACTCGCCCTTCCTCCAGATCGGCGAGTGCAAATACGGGCGGCCGATCCTCGACAGGGGGGTCCGCTACGAGCGGACCTCGCTGGAGGACGCCGCGCGCTACGCCCTGATCTCGATCGACTCGACCCTGCGCTCGAACGTCACGGTCGGCCCGCCCATCGACCTCCTGGTCTACGGCAAGGACGAATTCACCCTCGACCGCCGCCGCCGGTTCCCCGACCGCGACCCCGACCTCGCCACCATCCACGTCCAGTGGGAGCACGCGCTGCGGCAGGCCGTCCAGGCCCTCCCTCCGGTCGATTTCGCCCCCGACCCCGACCGCTGA
- a CDS encoding efflux RND transporter permease subunit, giving the protein MVRAIISWSLHNRLIVLLGVAALIAAGVYSALHLDVEAYPDPTPPLVEVITQNPGASPEEMERLVGIPLETALNGMKGLKYLRSTSLAGLNDIKCIFEYGTDYWAARQEVINRISFVGSLPAGVTPSLSPWSPTGEIIRYVLDGDRYTLNQLKAVQDWVLGRALKTVPGVIDVTGFGGTVKQYQILVDPRLLRQYQVSMQQVEDAINGSNAIVGGDVLMLGSQAHNVRAVGLLGKGLDPLDPENAPRALAIEIDKLEDLNKVVVTSRNGEPVYLRQVATTVVGSRPRLGVVGRDGRDDVVEGIVLMRKGEQALPTAEAVRKKFEEIEQEKLLPEGMRIQVFNQRTDLVHVTTHNVLHNLVVGMALVVAVLFVFLGDFASAAIVAIMIPLALLFSITVLYFRHESANLLSIGAVDFGIIVDSSVIIVENIYRHLTAHGSDRSRPLIDRIIDASNEIEHALFYSTTIIVCAFIPLFSMSGPEGALFGPMANTYAFAILGALMLALTLAPVLCSFFFKNKTHEADTIVDRLMKKRYLHNLDRVLNHRFLTMLLMGGLMAATALMIPTLGGEFMPQLEEGNLWIRAILPRTVSLEAAAQMAPKLRAAIAETPEVRGVMSHVGRPDDGTDVTSYFNVEFNVPLRPMEEWRPGMTREKIQVEMAERFKAFAGVNFNFSQLIRDNVEEALSGVKGSNSVKLFGNDIQSLEEAGQRVVNVLDRVPGIEDVGLFHIVGQPNLEIEIDRAACARHGINISDVEDAVQVAIGGRSFSRMVEGEKLYDIVLRLPPALRDDPEVISRIMIDVPGRGDAAGYRVPLAQLAAIHAHKPGASYIYRENNRRYIPIKFSVRGRDLASAIAEAQRKVDDPAGGAKLPRGYSLVWSGEFAQMQQANARLMWIVPLAIGLILILLYMAFNSTKDALLVMANVIAATMGGIWALKLTSTPFSISAAVGFISIFGVAVQDGVLLISYFNQMRGAGLPVREAIMHGAELRVRPVVMTSLTAALGLLPAAMAHSIGSQAQKPLAIVVVGGMLVTLFLTRYLMPVLYSFFPGPRGQRADAEAEMMIEGSHYAEEILKEDDCDPIPEVDDA; this is encoded by the coding sequence ATGGTTCGCGCGATCATTTCCTGGAGCCTGCACAACCGCTTGATCGTCCTGCTGGGCGTCGCGGCCCTGATCGCGGCGGGCGTCTACTCGGCGCTGCATTTGGACGTCGAGGCGTATCCCGACCCGACGCCGCCGCTCGTCGAGGTGATCACCCAGAACCCCGGCGCCAGCCCCGAGGAGATGGAGCGGCTGGTGGGCATCCCGCTGGAGACGGCTCTCAACGGGATGAAGGGGCTGAAGTACCTGCGGAGCACGTCGCTCGCCGGCCTGAACGACATCAAGTGCATCTTCGAGTACGGCACCGACTACTGGGCCGCGCGCCAGGAGGTCATCAACCGGATCTCGTTCGTCGGCAGCCTGCCGGCGGGCGTGACGCCGTCGCTGTCGCCCTGGAGCCCCACCGGCGAGATCATCCGCTACGTCCTGGACGGCGACCGCTACACGCTCAACCAGCTCAAGGCCGTGCAGGACTGGGTGCTGGGCCGGGCCCTGAAGACCGTGCCGGGGGTGATCGACGTCACCGGCTTCGGCGGCACGGTGAAGCAGTACCAGATCCTCGTCGACCCCCGCCTGCTGCGGCAGTACCAGGTGTCGATGCAGCAGGTCGAGGACGCGATCAACGGCTCGAACGCCATCGTCGGCGGCGACGTCCTGATGCTGGGCAGCCAGGCGCACAACGTGCGGGCCGTCGGCCTGCTGGGCAAGGGGCTCGACCCCCTCGACCCCGAGAACGCCCCCCGGGCGCTGGCGATCGAGATCGACAAGCTCGAGGACCTCAACAAGGTCGTCGTGACCTCGCGCAACGGCGAGCCCGTCTACCTGCGGCAGGTGGCGACGACCGTCGTCGGCTCGCGGCCCCGCCTGGGCGTGGTCGGCCGCGACGGCCGCGACGACGTCGTCGAGGGCATCGTCCTGATGCGCAAGGGCGAGCAGGCCCTGCCCACGGCCGAGGCCGTCCGCAAGAAGTTCGAGGAGATCGAGCAGGAGAAGCTCCTCCCCGAGGGGATGCGGATCCAGGTCTTCAACCAGCGGACCGACCTGGTCCACGTCACGACCCACAACGTGCTGCACAACCTCGTGGTCGGCATGGCGCTGGTGGTCGCGGTCCTGTTCGTCTTCCTGGGCGACTTCGCCAGCGCGGCGATCGTGGCGATCATGATCCCGCTGGCCCTCCTGTTCTCGATCACGGTCCTGTACTTCCGCCACGAGTCGGCCAACCTGCTGTCGATCGGGGCGGTCGACTTCGGGATCATCGTCGACAGCTCGGTCATCATCGTCGAGAACATCTACCGCCACCTGACCGCCCACGGCTCCGACCGCTCGCGGCCCTTGATCGACCGGATCATCGACGCGTCCAACGAGATCGAGCACGCGCTGTTCTATTCGACGACGATCATCGTCTGCGCGTTCATCCCGCTGTTCTCGATGTCCGGCCCCGAGGGGGCGCTCTTCGGCCCGATGGCCAACACGTACGCGTTCGCCATCCTCGGGGCTCTGATGCTGGCCCTGACGCTGGCCCCGGTGCTCTGCTCGTTCTTCTTCAAGAACAAGACGCACGAGGCCGACACGATCGTCGACCGGCTGATGAAGAAGCGGTACCTGCACAACCTCGACCGGGTGCTGAACCACCGGTTCCTGACGATGCTGCTGATGGGCGGGCTGATGGCCGCGACGGCCCTGATGATCCCGACCCTGGGCGGCGAGTTCATGCCCCAGCTCGAGGAGGGGAACCTCTGGATCCGCGCCATCCTGCCGCGGACGGTCTCGCTGGAGGCGGCGGCGCAGATGGCCCCGAAGCTGCGGGCGGCGATCGCCGAGACGCCCGAGGTCCGGGGCGTGATGTCGCACGTCGGCCGGCCCGACGACGGCACCGACGTCACCTCGTACTTCAACGTCGAGTTCAACGTGCCGCTGCGGCCGATGGAGGAGTGGCGGCCGGGGATGACCCGCGAGAAGATCCAGGTCGAGATGGCCGAGCGCTTCAAGGCGTTCGCGGGCGTCAACTTCAACTTCTCGCAGCTCATCCGCGACAACGTCGAGGAGGCGCTCTCGGGCGTGAAGGGCTCGAACTCGGTCAAGCTCTTCGGCAACGACATCCAGTCGCTCGAGGAGGCGGGGCAGCGGGTCGTCAACGTGCTCGACCGCGTCCCCGGGATCGAGGACGTCGGCCTCTTCCACATCGTCGGCCAGCCCAACCTGGAGATCGAGATCGACCGGGCCGCCTGCGCCCGCCACGGGATCAACATCTCGGACGTCGAGGACGCCGTGCAGGTCGCCATCGGCGGCCGCTCCTTCTCGCGGATGGTCGAGGGCGAGAAGCTCTACGACATCGTCCTGCGGCTCCCCCCCGCTCTCCGCGACGACCCCGAGGTCATCAGCCGGATCATGATCGACGTCCCCGGCCGCGGCGACGCCGCCGGCTACCGCGTCCCGCTGGCCCAGCTCGCCGCGATCCACGCCCACAAGCCGGGCGCCTCGTACATCTACCGCGAGAACAACCGCCGCTACATCCCCATCAAGTTCAGCGTCCGGGGCCGCGACCTGGCCTCGGCCATCGCCGAGGCCCAGCGCAAGGTCGACGACCCCGCCGGGGGGGCCAAGCTGCCGCGCGGCTACTCGCTCGTCTGGTCGGGCGAGTTCGCCCAGATGCAGCAGGCCAACGCCCGGCTGATGTGGATCGTGCCGCTGGCGATCGGCCTGATCCTGATCCTGCTCTACATGGCCTTCAACTCCACCAAGGACGCGCTCCTGGTGATGGCCAACGTGATCGCGGCGACCATGGGGGGCATCTGGGCGCTGAAGCTGACCTCGACCCCCTTCTCGATCTCGGCGGCGGTCGGGTTCATCTCGATCTTCGGCGTGGCGGTGCAGGACGGGGTGCTGCTGATCTCGTACTTCAACCAGATGCGCGGGGCCGGCCTGCCGGTGCGCGAGGCGATCATGCACGGGGCCGAGCTGCGCGTCCGGCCGGTCGTCATGACGTCGCTCACGGCGGCCCTCGGCCTGCTGCCCGCGGCGATGGCCCACTCGATCGGCTCGCAGGCGCAGAAGCCGCTGGCGATCGTCGTCGTCGGCGGGATGCTGGTCACCCTCTTCCTGACCCGCTACCTCATGCCCGTCCTCTACAGCTTCTTCCCCGGCCCGCGGGGCCAACGCGCCGACGCCGAGGCCGAGATGATGATCGAGGGCTCCCACTACGCCGAGGAGATCCTCAAGGAAGACGACTGCGACCCGATCCCCGAGGTCGACGACGCCTGA